A segment of the Eptesicus fuscus isolate TK198812 chromosome 9, DD_ASM_mEF_20220401, whole genome shotgun sequence genome:
CCGGGTGCCCCTGCCCCGCACCCGAGGACGCCTGTATAACAgacccctctccaccctcctggGGTCTCTGCCCTTGACCtatctccccatccctctcttcccacctgacccctccccccgcctctcccgggggggtgggggtgtctgttCTCACCGAGGACCCCCCTCCAGGCTCCGCTCCTTCAGGTCCCTCGCCATCCTCAGGATCCCCCTCGGGGCTCACGGCCTGGCCGTCCGTCCCTCGCCCCGATGGTCCCAGAACCGGGCCCTGCGCACAACAGCACCCCCGCCTGGGGGTCGGGGCTGGTGCCGGGCCCCGGGGGCAGCGGCTGGGTGGCGGCCGCGCTGTGTGTGGTCATCGCCTTGACCGCAGCAGCCAACGCGCTGCTCATCGCCCTCATCTGCACGCAGCCCGCGCTGCGCAACACGTCCAACTTCTTCCTGGTGTCGCTCTTCACGTCCGACCTGATGGTGGGGCTGGTGGTGATGCCGCCGGCCATGCTGAACGCGCTGTACGGGCGCTGGGTGCTGGCGCGAGGCCTCTGCCTGCTCTGGGCCGCCTTCGACGTGATGTGCTGCAGCGCCTCCATCCTCAACCTCTGCCTCATCAGCCTGGACCGCTACCTGCTCATCCTGTCGCCGCTGCGCTACAAGCTGCGCATGACGCCCGCGCGCGCCTTGGcgctggtcctgggcgcctggacCCTGGCCGCGCTCGCCTCcttcctgccgctgctgctgggctggcacGAGCTGGGCCGCGCGCGGGCGCCCGCTCCGGGCCAGTGCCgcctgctggccagcctgcccttcGTCCTCGTGGCGTCGGGCCTCACCTTCTTCCTGCCCTCGGGCGCCATCTGCTTCACCTACTGCAGGATCCTGCTGGCTGCCCGCAAGCAGGCCCTGCAGGTGGCCTCCCTCAGCACCGGCGTGGCCGGCCAGGCCTTGGAGACGGCACAGGTACCGGGGTGCGCAGGGAGATGGGGCGTGCGGGTTGGAGAGACATGAGCAGCCACTGGGTACCTACTGCGGCGTCTGCCACTTAGTATACACTTGCTGGCAAGGTCCGAGCCGCCATCCCCACCTTTCTTCTGAACTCCAGACTCGGCTCGGGACTGTCCACAGGCCAGCTTCATGCGGAGGTGCCGCAGGCTTCGGGAAGGTGACACGTGCAACAGGGAATTCAGGGCGTCCCAAGCCTCCCACCGGCTCCTCCTGGGTCTTCCCCATGATGGCAGTGGCACGGTCATGACATCACAGGCCAGAAACATAGGGGTGATTTTCTCCCTTTGATTGTGGGATTCATTAGCGAGACCTGTTGGTGCTGTCTTTTACACACGTGCCATCTCAATGCCACCTTCCTAAGCCAAGCCATCGTTGCATCTTACCTGGAGCCTTTGAGAGTCTCCCGCTGGCCCCCTGCTTCCTCCAGACCCGCTCCCCTCCATTTCCCACACAGGAGTCAGAGTAGTAGAGAAAAAGAGTGA
Coding sequences within it:
- the HTR6 gene encoding 5-hydroxytryptamine receptor 6, with the translated sequence MVPEPGPAHNSTPAWGSGLVPGPGGSGWVAAALCVVIALTAAANALLIALICTQPALRNTSNFFLVSLFTSDLMVGLVVMPPAMLNALYGRWVLARGLCLLWAAFDVMCCSASILNLCLISLDRYLLILSPLRYKLRMTPARALALVLGAWTLAALASFLPLLLGWHELGRARAPAPGQCRLLASLPFVLVASGLTFFLPSGAICFTYCRILLAARKQALQVASLSTGVAGQALETAQVPRTPRPGMESADSRRLATKHSRKALKASLTLGILLGMFFVTWLPFFVANIAQAVCDCVSPGLFDVLTWLGYCNSTMNPIIYPLFMRDFKRALGKLLPCPHWPQEHRASVASPSMRTSHSGARPGLSLQHVLPLPLPPDSDSDPDSGSGGSSGLQLTAQLLLPGEATRDTLPPARTSATVNFFNRDPVEPQLRLHLLGAPTN